Proteins from a genomic interval of Mycolicibacterium grossiae:
- a CDS encoding glycine--tRNA ligase, giving the protein MASIIDTVANLAKRRGLVYQSGEIYGGTKSAWDYGPLGVELKENIKRQWWRSMVTGRDDVVGLDSAIILPREVWVASGHVAVFNDPLVECLNCHKRQRQDHMQEAYAEKKKLDDPDAVPMSEIVCPECGTKGQWTEPRDFNMMLKTYLGPIETEEGLHYLRPETAQGIFVNFANVVTTSRRKPPFGIGQIGKSFRNEITPGNFIFRTREFEQMEMEFFVEPSTAAEWHQYWIDTRFQWYVDLGIDPANLRLYEHPAEKLSHYSDRTVDIEYKFGFTGSAWGELEGVANRTDYDLSTHAKHSGVDLSYYDQSTETRYTPYVIEPAAGLTRSLMAFLVDAYTEDEAPNAKGGVDKRTVLKLDPRLAPVKAAVLPLSRHADLSPKARDLATELRRNWNVDFDDAGAIGRRYRRQDEIGTPFCVTLDFDSLDDHAVTVRERDAMTQERVAIDAVSDYLAVRLKGA; this is encoded by the coding sequence GTGGCTTCCATCATCGACACCGTCGCGAACCTGGCGAAACGCCGTGGCCTGGTCTACCAGTCCGGGGAGATCTACGGCGGGACCAAGTCGGCGTGGGACTACGGTCCGCTCGGCGTCGAGCTGAAGGAGAACATCAAGCGGCAGTGGTGGCGCTCGATGGTGACCGGCCGCGACGACGTCGTCGGCCTGGACAGCGCGATCATCCTGCCGCGCGAGGTGTGGGTGGCCTCGGGCCACGTCGCGGTCTTCAACGACCCGCTGGTGGAGTGCCTGAACTGCCACAAGCGTCAGCGTCAGGACCACATGCAGGAGGCGTACGCCGAGAAGAAGAAGCTCGACGATCCGGATGCGGTCCCGATGTCGGAGATCGTCTGCCCGGAGTGCGGCACCAAGGGCCAGTGGACCGAGCCGCGCGACTTCAACATGATGCTCAAGACCTACCTCGGCCCGATCGAGACCGAGGAGGGACTGCACTACCTGCGGCCCGAGACCGCCCAGGGCATCTTCGTCAACTTCGCCAACGTGGTGACGACGTCGCGCCGCAAGCCGCCCTTCGGCATCGGCCAGATCGGCAAGAGCTTCCGCAACGAGATCACGCCGGGCAACTTCATCTTTCGCACCCGCGAGTTCGAGCAGATGGAGATGGAGTTCTTCGTCGAGCCGTCGACCGCCGCCGAGTGGCACCAGTACTGGATCGACACCCGCTTCCAGTGGTACGTCGACCTCGGCATCGACCCGGCGAACCTGCGGCTCTACGAGCACCCCGCCGAGAAGCTGTCGCACTACAGCGACCGCACCGTGGACATCGAGTACAAGTTCGGCTTCACCGGCAGCGCATGGGGCGAACTCGAGGGTGTCGCGAACCGCACCGACTACGACCTCTCCACCCACGCCAAGCACTCCGGCGTCGACCTCTCCTACTACGACCAGTCGACCGAGACGCGGTACACGCCGTACGTCATCGAACCGGCCGCCGGGCTCACCCGCTCGCTGATGGCCTTCCTCGTGGACGCCTACACCGAGGACGAGGCGCCCAACGCCAAGGGCGGCGTCGACAAGCGCACGGTGCTCAAGCTCGATCCGCGGCTGGCGCCGGTCAAGGCCGCGGTACTGCCGCTGTCGCGCCACGCCGACCTGTCGCCCAAGGCCCGCGACCTCGCCACCGAGCTACGCCGCAACTGGAACGTCGACTTCGACGACGCCGGTGCCATCGGCCGGCGTTACCGCCGCCAGGACGAGATCGGCACGCCGTTCTGCGTGACGCTGGACTTCGACTCGCTCGACGATCACGCCGTGACGGTCCGCGAACGCGACGCGATGACCCAGGAGCGCGTGGCCATCGACGCCGTCAGCGACTACCTGGCCGTGCGGCTCAAGGGCGCCTGA